The Aspergillus oryzae RIB40 DNA, chromosome 5 genome segment ACAATTGAGGAAAAGCGAGAAAGCTGGTCTCGATCCGGTTGAACCAGCTCATGCGACGACCACTCTGGCAACGCGAGCAGATCGCTGCGAACCCCATGAGAGGTGCCCTCGATATCTATCCGGTAGTTCGAAGAGTATTCCGTTAGGAGAAATGTAAGGAAGCGACCGGGAATGAGGGCTCAATCATAGAAAAAGTAATAAGTTTGATAGACATTTGTGCATGTACGCGCCAGCATACTGTACGAAACATGTCTGGACAGTTGTTGCCTGTGAGTCATGCCAACCCTTGGAGTAGGAAACGCGCATTTATTAGTGCCATGTCACAAACATGCATGGCCCATCATCATATAAGATGAGAAACCTGAGGCTGCATGCCGACCCTAAGGAACGCCTGCTATTGTAATATTTACCTATCGGGTGAAGGTATGCGGCACTGCTCCCAGCCAGTTAGAAGCTAAAAGCTGACGATGGCAGAGTTTCGGGCACGTTGCGCAACGTCAGCCTTTATTTGTTCGTTGAAAGGGAAATGGTCGCGTGCCCAATCAGAGAGTTGCGACCCGTTAGTGCTATAATCCATGGCCTTTTTAGCGATGAACCAGTGACACATTTCCATGTCCCGTGCTGCAGGTGAGAAGATGCAGGTCCCACTCCGAGGTTCAAACCATCCGCCTTATTGTTTGGGAGGTAAAGGTAGTATTAGAATTAGAATAATACCAAAGTCAAACCCCAGATTGATATTTATTCTGCCATCAATCGGTACCTTTGATCCGCCCCAAATCGGTAATAGTGGTGTGGGATAGAACGGGGATTACCAGATCTCAGCGTCATTCAAAGCATTTCCGACTCATGTGTTACTCGTCGAATAATCCGAGGGGTGGGAAAGACGCATGACACAGCAGCACCATGGATCCATGCTTGATAGACATGGGTAGGGAATGGGAGGGAGACCATGCGGATGTCCAAAGCCAATAATCACGACCGAGATCGAACCACTTCGTTTAGTGGGCTCTGGAGAGGTCGGAGGGACGATCCCATTCGCTGGGATGGACAATCTTGCTCCTTCCCTTGTGTCGCCTTCAGATGGTCCAGAGCGTTGAAAGGGTCCGTCCTCTCGGTCTCATTGGACCTTACCCTTGAAGTGTTGGCGTCAAGACTTCGGGGGGGTTCTCTCGAGGTGGTGTGGGGGaggttaaaaaaaaagaccgaTTATTATTAAGTAAAATAgattgtactccgtaccgtATGTAATCAGTGTGGgcaccttttcttttttagtTCGTGCCCTAGGGGAGGCCTGAGATAGATATGCAGATTGAATGGAACTGAACGGATGGAAGGATCATTGGCCGCAAACGGTAATACGGTTGTTATATGTCCTTTTTAGTAGGTCAAATCCCAATCCGATGTGGGGAACAGATGCCCGAAAAACAAGGATGGCGACACAGTTATGATGAGGCAGAAATTAGATTCATGTTATGTTTAATTGATAAATGCGTACATTTTATGATTGACAAGAGAGTGAAACAGAGAGAGGAATCATCCAATTGAGAGAGGGGTAATTCCGagaaataaataagaaaataattaagagaaaaaagagagaagagaggaaaaaaaacATGAATTAATTCGCATGATACCAAACAAACACACCCCATGCTCAGGCTCTCAAGAAATGGGGGCCCTAGTGTGGAAAGAGTTAGCCGTGAGTTACTAGGCTTTACCCCTCCCCACCCCCGTACTTAGTTTCTGCTTGCTTGCTTGTGCAACAAGGTGAAATTATCCCCAATCCGCCCGTCGACTATACTTAACCCGGGCTTCCAGTTCCtattcttctcccttctttcatttcctcatccttctctgGTTTCGAATTCTCCCTTATTTTCAATTCTTTCTTCCCGTGGTGTTTGTTATTAGAACCTACttgaagaccttctccggTACATATCAAAGTTCCCTTATCGCTGTGGGGCGTTCCCTTGTTACTGTGGGTATTATCCGGTCTCCTACGTAATGTCCTCCCCTCCTTGTTGGGTGCGAACCAATCCAACTGTCGATCCGATCACTTCAAAGTAATGTCGCTCAATTCAGCCGCTGACTTTCATTTTACGCTCTTTTCTAGGCTTGcagaatcatcttcttgaagcgTGCGATGTATGTTAAATGCCCTTTCCGACGGTTGAACATCAGAAAACACAAAATACTGaccaaaacaacaatacAGACAGCTCTCACGCATGTGGATACAATTGCATCTCGACCGATTTTGTAAAGGATGTGTCGTTGATCGATCGTCGCTCAGACTATCTGGATACACTCAGTCTTAGCATTGGGCCTATATACTTGTTTCCCTACACTTGACACACAATTGACACAACCCTTGTTCAAAGCACCATGGCGACAGTCGTGGtacagcaacagcagcagacaCTGCGCCACTCCACCCCTCCCCCAACGGGGATTTCGCCAGCACTGAGTCTGAACAGAAACCCTTCGCCGATTCCAAACAAGCATCTGCCCTTCTGTCCGGAGGGTCCCACCCCAATCATAACTCACAATGCATCGCCACTTcacaaggaagaagttaCAGACCAGACATCTTCCCTTCTATATCCACCAGATAGCTACAAACAGCTGTCGAGCTCACCCGCGGTGTATTCGATAGATGCAGTGACTTTAGAAGCAGCCCTAGACCATTGGGCTTCCCAGCCGCTCCCAGACCCTAGCAAGGTTTTCCCATGGTTACACGGGCTCCATCCCGAGAACCATCTACAGTTGGGGTTTTTCACAAATCGGAAACGCTCTCTTCGTCGGATCCCTAGAGTTTGGCGAGGCATTACTATTATCAAAGTTGGTGGGGATCTAATTAGCGGAAGGCTGAAAGGAGCAGTATCTCTCGATGAGGTCCTTGCCCCGTCAACTACAGAGTTCCTTGCGGTCGACCCTCGGGAAGGGTTCTCTGTGCGCAACTTTCAGATTCAGACTGCGAAATTAGCTCCGCTGTCTGACATTGTCATCtacggagaagatggcgTTACCCGAAAGCAACTACTAGACGTTGCTGGGAGAGTCGCAGCTGCACAACATCGTTGGAGAAGCAAGAATGACCCGGAACAGGTCTTACCGGTCTATAATACATTTGTCCTCTCGTGTAAGTAGAGACTTGTCGCCCGCCTACATTTGTGTTGGGCGAGAGCTAATCATCAACAGCTACTTTTTCCGAAGTTCAACAACGTGCCCCGGGCATCGTTGCCATTCACGCCCGCGGACAACTCACTGGCCAAATTATGGATTTCTGTATGTATTCGAACTCCCTTTTGACAGACCCAAGCCTAACAGATGATCAGTTCAATGGGAACGGTGGGAGATGTGCGACATGTCCCGGGCTTCTGAGATTTCAACCAATATCTGGCAAGGGCCAACCCCTGATTATCTTTTAAGACCTGGGACTCTTGAGCCTACAACTGGGGAGTATTTTGATCTGTTAATCGAGGCCAGCGACTTTGCGAGCCTCCCAGGCCCTCGATTCCTGGCAAAACTGAATAAGCAGCTTGATGATGGGCCCCAGCGGTTGGAGTTCCCTTCGTCTGGGTCTattcttccaccatccgGTGATGATAGGGAGGTGGATGATCTCGTCAATACCGTGCGGTGGCTCTACTACTTGGCAAATCCGGACGAACCAGAAAACCGACGAGATTCCGACGGGGATATCGCCATGGATCCTATGCCTAAAAAGCCTCGCAAGATACTTATCCACTGCCCAGATGGCTATACAGAAAGCTCACTACTGGTCATCGCCTACGTGATGTTTGCCGAGGGTGTGACAGCACCTGACGCGTGGCTCAAACTTCACTGCGACAAAAAGCGGAACTTCTTTGCCTACCCGTCTGATGTTACGTTTCTAAGCGCAGTCCAAGCGAGGTTATTACACGAAAGCCCTGCGACACCAATAGGCAGCCTTACCGGGCTCGAAGATCCTCACTGGttcaagttcttcgatgGTTCACTTCCCAGTCGGATTCTGCCATATATGTATCTCGGCAATCTATCGCACGCAAATAATCCAGAAATGCTGTGGGCTCTTGGCATCAGACGTATTTTAAGTGTTGGCGAGTCAGTTACGTGGACTAATTCCGAGGTGGCCAAGTTCGGCGCAGAAAACATTATGCACGTTACCCAGGTCCAAGACAATGGCATCGACCCATTGACTCAGGAACTGGAACGTTGCTTGGATTTTGTCCGTGAGTACCAGCTATCTGTCCAGTGAGGTTATCATCCACAATAGAACGTCAACTAACATGATGGCGCTtcagggaaagggaagaaggacggAACGGCTACTTTAGTCCATTGCCGAGTGGGGGTTTCGCGATCAGCGACTATTTGCATAGCAGAAGTTATGGCATCATTAGGCCTTTCGTTCCCAAGAGCATAGTAAGTGGTCATTCAAGACGCATTGGAAGCTTTAGTTGATAGGAGTAGTTGTTTCGTTCGCGCACGACGGCTTAATGTTATTATCCAGCCACATCTGCGTTTTGTGTAAGACCCTCCTCAATTTCCCATTTCGTGCAGCTCACTTTCTTGCACATCGCCTTTCTGATGCGTCGGCTAACGCGCGATTCAGCTACGAGCTCCTGAAATGGGAAGaactgcagctgcagaagcagaacaagcCTCCAAAGAGAGAACTTGAATGGCCCACAGTGGCTCGCGAAATTGCATTGATGAACAAACCATACTCGAGATAAGCAAACATCAAGCGATATCTTGTACTTGGAGTGCGAATGATAATCTTTGCCTCGGAGCATTACGGCACATTTAGCCGTAATGTACTGTTTTAACACCAATTGTCATGATACAGATGTAATCTGGTTGTTGATAACGACTGATATATGTGGTATGAAAGATAAACGAAGGAAACGGCTGGACGACTTATGGAAAATTTGGgtcacttttctttctcttttcattttggGCGTTTAAAGGATGCGATCTACTTGAATGATGTGACGTCTTGCAATGCATGCCACGATATGCTTGTCATGTATATAATCATGCTTTTCTGGTCGGCGTTTGCCGTATAAT includes the following:
- a CDS encoding uncharacterized protein (predicted protein) — protein: MLRLSRNGGPSVERVSRELLGFTPPHPRTYSYSSPFFHFLILLWFRILPYFQFFLPVVFVIRTYLKTFSGTYQSSLIAVGRSLVTACRIIFLKRAIQLSRMWIQLHLDRFCKGCVVDRSSLRLSGYTQS
- the pps1 gene encoding tyrosine/serine/threonine protein phosphatase PPS1 (dual specificity phosphatase) produces the protein MATVVVQQQQQTLRHSTPPPTGISPALSLNRNPSPIPNKHLPFCPEGPTPIITHNASPLHKEEVTDQTSSLLYPPDSYKQLSSSPAVYSIDAVTLEAALDHWASQPLPDPSKVFPWLHGLHPENHLQLGFFTNRKRSLRRIPRVWRGITIIKVGGDLISGRLKGAVSLDEVLAPSTTEFLAVDPREGFSVRNFQIQTAKLAPLSDIVIYGEDGVTRKQLLDVAGRVAAAQHRWRSKNDPEQVLPVYNTFVLSSTFSEVQQRAPGIVAIHARGQLTGQIMDFFQWERWEMCDMSRASEISTNIWQGPTPDYLLRPGTLEPTTGEYFDLLIEASDFASLPGPRFLAKLNKQLDDGPQRLEFPSSGSILPPSGDDREVDDLVNTVRWLYYLANPDEPENRRDSDGDIAMDPMPKKPRKILIHCPDGYTESSLLVIAYVMFAEGVTAPDAWLKLHCDKKRNFFAYPSDVTFLSAVQARLLHESPATPIGSLTGLEDPHWFKFFDGSLPSRILPYMYLGNLSHANNPEMLWALGIRRILSVGESVTWTNSEVAKFGAENIMHVTQVQDNGIDPLTQELERCLDFVRKGKKDGTATLVHCRVGVSRSATICIAEVMASLGLSFPRAYCFVRARRLNVIIQPHLRFVYELLKWEELQLQKQNKPPKRELEWPTVAREIALMNKPYSR